The sequence below is a genomic window from Gossypium hirsutum isolate 1008001.06 chromosome A11, Gossypium_hirsutum_v2.1, whole genome shotgun sequence.
GTCATCTTAATACAAAGTATGTTAATGTAAAGGAAAGCCGACGCATCAAGAGGAAGACTGAGGTATGCTTCAGATGAAATCAGAGTCATCTCCTTCGTGGTTGAAGGCAAAGAATCTATGACACTACCATTGACAAAATCATTAAAGTTGCTACTCTGCAATATAAGTTACCCCAGTCTGGCCACTTTCTGTAAGCACCTCGAAGTTTCCAGCACTGAATGACTCATTTTTCAAAGAAACTTGTCTTGTAAGTTCTGAATAAGCACAATAATCTACTTCAATCACATCAGTGTCCTCCTTGAATGCAGAAACTGAAACTCCAACCCCTTCCCCTGCCATAGGATATGTATGGCGACTTCAATAGAAATAGAATGACATTGTTTAAAATCGACGGGGCAAAGGTAAAAAATTGGGCCAAATATGCAGGACAAAGTGAATAATCAACATATTGTTGTCTAATATCGAAGAATGTAGCTTACCATGTGTCACTAACAGCAAGTTTTGTGATGGGTATTTATCCGCTAGTGCCTTAATAATTCGTTCATATCTGCTCCTTGCATCCCACACTGTCTCTTCCCATTGCGGCAACTGTGATTTTCAGACGAAGAAGTTGAATCAGGCAGATTAAACAACGTCAAGCTACACCGACAAAAATCTTAAGTTGTAGGAAAAAGGAAATAGATAAAAACGCACTGCAAATAGCCAAATGCTACCTCTTTATAAACTGGTTCCACCGTAGGATCTACCGTGCCACTTGGTAACAGAGCCTCGAGCTGTGGAACATCGAAACGAAAGATTCCGTCTTTGGGCGCAACATCAATCCTAATTGCTGTTTTATTTAGCATCTCACACAGCCCGTATTCTATTGAAACCTGTAAAATACAACAAAATGGGCTCAAGCATAGagatgaagaaagaaaaattgctcaaattatgaattaaatattaaataggtATCGAATTTCAGAACTCCtgattttgttattaaattattagtacaatttgacaagtaaaataaaaaacctaGCTCATATTTACGATTTGACCAGATGTTCTTAAATATGCTTACGATTTGATCTAATTTGATCAGATCTGGATGATAGTTTGGGATGTTTAGTGCCAAAAGGAAAAAAGTGGGAAAAGTTGTTTTGACCTGACCTTGACTCTGGAGGGGTCGATGGCAATGACGTCATTGGATGACTTGGCATTAGGATCGTCATCGACGGAGCAAAGGGCAGCCACAACCTCGGAGGCAGTCTGGATGCAGCGGAGGAAGGGAGAGACGAAGACTCGGTGGATTGGGAAAGGTAGGCGGGTTCGAAACTCACGGCCCGTGCCAAAAGCCCTGTTTAGGCCATTCTGTATGAGCGGCGGATCCCACGGTCTGTCGGCCGTCTTTTCCCACTCTTGATCGAAGTTGTCCAAACGGTCGCCGTGCCTCATTACCAACACGTTCTGCTGATAAGTTTTTGTGCCTGAGGGATCCATCGATGTCGCCATAAGGTTTAGCTTTCTCCAAGGAATCAAAGGTTTTTTGCGTCTGCAAATGGAGATTGGAGTTGGGAAAGAAGCAATGAAGCAGTTGCACAATCCTGTTCTCCCCATGCTTAACTTCCCTTGTTATAGTCGTCGttttcctatatttttttaataagacATCGATTAAAATATGGAGATCCTGGGAAAAAAAatgctttttattatttttttttgtggaaCCCTATGCGTGCACCATTAGGTAATGTAAGAGCGTCTTCCTGGGAAGCTGCAAAAGGCTAGTGTGGATTTGTGGTGAAAACGAAATAGTTTTCATGGCGAGATATTTTCTGCAAATGAGGTTGGGATAACACGACATGTGTGGGGTGGTTTGCTTGTTCTCTTGTACTCATCTCTTGCATGGAGTTGAATTTACCCAttgaaatgtaaaaaataaaagttgaattattattttttaacaacaTTACATTGTGACAGCTCGATTTGTAATCCAcatttacttaataataattttttttgaattttctaagGATGGGCTCACTAAATTTCTGAGGCTCATTCAAAACACAGCAAGTGTGAGGGAAATAAGAAGGATAACTGGGTTTGCAAGAATCCAAGAGCATTTGGATGGTTCAGGGATGttggattcttttttttttttggtataaaaACAAGATAAAACCTACTGAATGCAGAACATAAACTTAACTTCTTGTCTAATTCATTTGGAGAAACCTGTCCTCTTCATGTGTGTTACATATAGGTGCAATTCATGCACAGCTAGCTTTATGAATATTGGTTATTAAGAGCAAAAGGTACAAACACTAAGGCCAATGCCTATGAAAAATTAAGAAGTTAGAGTTGATACGCACCATTTATAGCCCCCAGCTTCTACTTTTTCAGCCTTGGTATCCAACAATAAAAAGAATGCTTGTATTTTGAAGGCGTAGTGAGCCAGCGGAACATCCCTTTTGAACAACAACAATTAATGTATATACTTAGCTGCTGGGGCAACATTTCAGGACATCAAGTTCAAGATTGGTAGACTACTTGTATACGATGTTGATAAAAGCCAACTTAATTGGATTAAAAAAAGTTTTTGACTTAAACTATCATGATTGAATGAATGACTTAAATTGATAAAATCTTtaacattaacatataaatatccttaagatttaattatttttgtatccattaatatttgaattgcgatttacaaaataatttttacatttaataaatGCTGCTACACCTAGAACGGTCCACTGCTGagtaaattaaacaaattggCCATGAAAGGACAATATCTTGTAAATAACGATTTAATAACTTAGAATCACGAGCCCCTCTATTTAAATGACAAGTGCACTGCATTAATCTAGCAATGgtatgattaatttttaaattttaaaaagggataaaatgtggtattaattcatgattttgtaattaaaagtaaagaaatgaataatttaaataaaaaaataaatagatgaagaaataaatatataatgggTATTATTATTGGtacaatagataaa
It includes:
- the LOC107911877 gene encoding uncharacterized protein isoform X1, which produces MGRTGLCNCFIASFPTPISICRRKKPLIPWRKLNLMATSMDPSGTKTYQQNVLVMRHGDRLDNFDQEWEKTADRPWDPPLIQNGLNRAFGTGREFRTRLPFPIHRVFVSPFLRCIQTASEVVAALCSVDDDPNAKSSNDVIAIDPSRVKVSIEYGLCEMLNKTAIRIDVAPKDGIFRFDVPQLEALLPSGTVDPTVEPVYKELPQWEETVWDARSRYERIIKALADKYPSQNLLLVTHGEGVGVSVSAFKEDTDVIEVDYCAYSELTRQVSLKNESFSAGNFEVLTESGQTGVTYIAE
- the LOC107911877 gene encoding uncharacterized protein isoform X2; translated protein: MGRTGLCNCFIASFPTPISICRRKKPLIPWRKLNLMATSMDPSGTKTYQQNVLVMRHGDRLDNFDQEWEKTADRPWDPPLIQNGLNRAFGTGREFRTRLPFPIHRVFVSPFLRCIQTASEVVAALCSVDDDPNAKSSNDVIAIDPSRVKVSIEYGLCEMLNKTAIRIDVAPKDGIFRFDVPQLEALLPSGTVDPTVEPVYKELPQWEETVWDARSRYERIIKALADKYPSQNLLLVTHVAIHILWQGKGLEFQFLHSRRTLM